From Paenarthrobacter sp. A20:
GCGCGGACAGTCCGGATCCTGTGTACGTTGGCCGGCTGGGACTCAATGACAGCCAAGGGCACAGGCTCCTGATCGACTGGCGCTCGCCTGCTGCCGAGCCGTTCTTTGGTGCAACCCACGCCAATCCGATGGGCTTGGTGAGCCGGCGCCGGTACCGCTGGACACAGGGCCGGATCAGTGACTATTGGGACGAAGTGTTCACCGCTGACGGGCTGCAGGGGAACGCGGCCCTTGATGACCAGTCTGCCTTCATCGCCAGCCTGGGAAGCACCCGCTCACCACGGATGCGCGACGTTTTGGGCACCATCCAGGCGGACCAGGACCAGATCATTCGCGCGGGCTCGCGCGGGGCGTTAGTGCTCGACGGCGGTCCAGGTACCGGAAAGACTGTGGTTGCGTTGCACCGGACGGCTTATCTGCTCTATTCGGATCCCCGACTCAGCCACCGCGGCAGCCATCGAAAGAGTGATGTTCTGTTTGTTGGCCCCCACCAGCCCTACCTCGCCTACGTTGCCGATGTTCTTCCCAGCCTGGGTGAGGAGGGTGTGCAGACCTGCACGTTACGGGATCTGGTCCCCGAAGGTGCCACGGCCGCCGTCGAAAGCGATCCGGAGGTGGTTCGCCTCAAGTCGTCCGTGGACATGGTCACGGCGGTGGAGCGCGCGGTGAAGTTCTACGAGGAGCCGCCGGCCAAGGGTATGGAGGTCGAGACCCCCTACGCCGACGTCTGGCTCAGCGCCGAGGACTGGGCCGAGGCTTTTGATGCCGCAGAACCAGGGACCCCGCACAATGAAGCGCGTGATGATGTGTGGGAGGCGCTGCTGGAAATCCTCATGGATAAGCTGGCCGGGCACGATCTTCCGGAGAGTTTGCTCCGCAGGGCGTTCACCCATAACGCTGGGCTGCACACGAATTTCAACCGTGCGTGGCCGCTGCTCGACTACAAAGGGTTGGTGGCCGAGCTGTGGCGGGTGCCGGCGTACCTGCGCCTGTGCGCACCATGGCTGCAGCCTGATGAAAGAACCACGCTGCAGCGTGAATTCCCCGACGCGTGGACGGTCGAGGACCTGCCACTCCTGGACGCAGCCCGGCAACGGCTCGGTGACCCTGAAGCCGCGCGGCGAAGGCGAAGCCAGGAGGCAACACTCGCCGCTGAACGGGAGCTCATGGATCGGGTGGTGGATGACCTGATTGCAGCGGACGACTCCGAGAACATGGAGATGTACATGCTGCGCGGCGATGACATGCGGGACAAACTGGTGGACCTGGACGCCTTGCCCACCCCGGATCCGGATGTCCTCGCAGGAC
This genomic window contains:
- the helR gene encoding RNA polymerase recycling motor ATPase HelR, encoding MPEISPLKSSAFALPEQRARKADPQLIGSDERQFEAIAKNLSESIADLSGRLDLTRKQPGGRGQAALDRDQEIHRITARLRALRRFGLDLCLGRMVSADSPDPVYVGRLGLNDSQGHRLLIDWRSPAAEPFFGATHANPMGLVSRRRYRWTQGRISDYWDEVFTADGLQGNAALDDQSAFIASLGSTRSPRMRDVLGTIQADQDQIIRAGSRGALVLDGGPGTGKTVVALHRTAYLLYSDPRLSHRGSHRKSDVLFVGPHQPYLAYVADVLPSLGEEGVQTCTLRDLVPEGATAAVESDPEVVRLKSSVDMVTAVERAVKFYEEPPAKGMEVETPYADVWLSAEDWAEAFDAAEPGTPHNEARDDVWEALLEILMDKLAGHDLPESLLRRAFTHNAGLHTNFNRAWPLLDYKGLVAELWRVPAYLRLCAPWLQPDERTTLQREFPDAWTVEDLPLLDAARQRLGDPEAARRRRSQEATLAAERELMDRVVDDLIAADDSENMEMYMLRGDDMRDKLVDLDALPTPDPDVLAGPFAHIVVDEAQELTDAEWRMLLLRCPSRSFTVVGDRAQARHGFTESWEERLERVGLGNVALASLSINYRTPEEVMAEAEPVIRAALPDANVPTSVRSSGLPVVHGKTQELNSFLETWLAENPEGTACVISRRDDVASKATLNRVGWLTPELCKGLEFDLVVLLDPEEFGDGHEGAGVEGAVDRYVAMTRATQQLVILRSGGQASK